The Pristis pectinata isolate sPriPec2 chromosome 12, sPriPec2.1.pri, whole genome shotgun sequence DNA window ATCTCTATGAGATCATTTCGCCCCTGAAGAATCTGATGATTCTCGGTGAGGTTTCTCTCTTTTTCATGGAAATTTAGTTACTGTGCTTTCGTCGGACATTGAGATCCACCAGCTCCCATCCCACCAAGAACACTCATCAAATGAACGCCGTGACGCTCGGCCGCAATAAGTGAGAAACGTGCAATCGACATTTAGATGGCGTCGAGCCGGCCCATTTCAATTGACGTATTGGCCGGCGACTTTTCTGGAAGAATAGTGTGCAGCGTTTGAATGACGAATGCCTCTACGTTTGACCCCTTCTGCGCTTTCCATGCCTGGCTGCAAGATTAAGACGCTCTATTCGTATCAACCGGTGGACTCTGCAGCATGCTGTCTGgacacaaggatattgcctgaggGAAGTTGCTGGGTGAGAGTTTCACTAAGCTCATCAATTGGAGTTCATGGTTGTCCCAACTTCCAGGTAAATGATAAATAACACGGATGTTTATTGCCAACATCCCAGTCAGGGATCTGACCCCGGGTTAAGTGACTCGATCTCATTCAACCTGACAAGTTCATCTGCGTATCCTCCCGAGGGAAACGTTGTCGTCACCCTATCAAAGGCATTCTCCTTGTCCTATGCTTCCCCCTCCCGCACTGCCTATAGTAGTTAATTCCAACATAtgtttttctttcccagttttgactaaggacatcgacctgaaacgttcactctgtTTCCGTGTCCACCGAATCTGTCGTACCTCGTGAGTATATCcaggcattttctggtttattggCAGATCCCTGTAGTCCGGTATGACCGGCGGTGACGTTTGTTTCTGCACCGTGGGAATTACGAGCACCACTTCGTCCCCGAAACACTGGATGGAGTCCGAGCAGGAACCTCTCAGTGACCTGAGTCGGACCAAGTGTTCAGCCCCAGAGGGACGGCGTTATTCCTAAGGTGACAGTAAAGAGAGGCGGGCCGACAATGACAGGGCACATGGCTCATATTTGGTAGAAATTCTCTTTCTTGTCTTTCTGTATATTTTCTGCCCAATTGCCAATCAAGTAGCAATCAAAATCTGTGTTTTGAATTCTTAACGttgcctccattttcctgccttcactGTGGAGATCGAACCACAGATTGTAATGCTGTGAGAATTATGTCATAACGATGTTTTCTGGTCCACCTTTGCAAACCCTTGATAACGACGATGGAGCTTTGAACCGTTAAAAATCTCCCGGCTCTGCGCGATGCGTGCATTCAGTTCCCAAATATTCTTCACTTAACACATTGTCACCATCGATTCTGCTCTCCTTTTTAATACGATGCGTGACAGGAGAAAATATTGCATAGGGAAAGACGGGCAGAGACGGAAAGAGAGATCACACAACTTATGTGAGCTGTTTGACCTCTGGAAGGGAAATTCGACTCGAATGTTACACCAAATGTTGAAAGACGGAGCGTTGGAAAATATCCACATTAATAGTTTCTCAACatattgaatctgtttctattcggtgaacagaaaataaaaaaaatgcacatgtcgaaaatctgaaaaaaaagacagaaaccTGCTGCAAATCAGtttcaggtcagacaacatccctggaaagagaaacacaggtaacgtttcaagtcgaagacTATCAGAattgaaaaatgagaaaacaagttagatttTACTTTAAAAGAGAGTGAGGATGGacaggacagagggaatatctctcaTAGGTGAGGCCAGGTTTACCCTGGTGACGCGCTGCTCAGGAAGCCGTCTCGATGGCAGAATAATAATTAGAAAGTAAGTCAGTGCAAATAAGTTATCGTCGGAACCTTACCAACCCTCTGGTAAGAGATGAAAAGGAAGAAGCCGCCTTTGCTAAAAGAACAACTCCCCCACCCATTTCATGACAGTTGAATGTGGGAGGGTCTTTCAAATCGGGCGTGGAgaccagaatcagaaccagactCTTCAACGGCCCATTTAAAACCTCTCACTTCCTCACACAACACACACTCCAGGGATGCGGAGACAGTGGGGCCCTTCAAGAATCTCCGGGGCACATCTGAGTGGAAACCAGCACAATCCGCTGAAGTGACCAGCCCATTCTGAGGAGTGGTCTGTTGGAGTAGTCCAAGGAATGGGCTCCAGCTCACCGTCAAATATGCCATTTACCCTCGCAGACAGACGGATGGGAATCCTCCTGGTTTTCACCGTGTTCCTCTGTTTACGCCGTGAGTACAATTCACACATTCCTATTCTGTGCAGGTTCAACGAAAAACCGACCGGGAACATTCCGAATTTCAACCGCTCTCCGAGTTTTAGACCTTTTCAGTAGTTCTCCGGTAATTGCTGTCATCTCTCCCTGTGATTAATTGCCAGGCTGTTTCAGTCAGTCGGTGACCCAGAGTCCGACAGCGGTGACCATGAAGGAGtgtcagtctctcaccattactTGCCGTTTCCAGACTGGTTCTTGGGGTAGCTATGATTTCCAGACCGGACATTTCTTCAAACAAGCCCGCCCCGCGGCAGAGCGGGAGAGGATCTCCAGCGGGGAAAAATTTGTTACGTCGACTAATAAAGGAGAAATGACTTTTTCGTTGCAAATTCTGGACCTTCGGGTTGACGACAGCGCCACCTATTACTGTCAAGCTGAGTACAAATGGGATGAAACACAGTGATGAGCCGGGGCTTCCCGCGCTACAAAAATCCTTCATGCATATTGCCCACCAAGAGATTACGCAGCGGAGTGAACCTAACTGTAAAGCTCACAGTCGAGCCTCGCCCCGCCTTCACCACGATCCTGGTTATACGGGGACTGCATTTTTACAGCTCCCAAATTTGGTTTTCGCATTCCTCAGCGTGCGCAGATGGTGCAGTCTTTCCCGAGACTTGTGTCAGTGAATGGCGACTGAGAATGATTTATCCCTCTTTCGAATTCCTGCCGACAGATGGTATCCTGTTCCAGCCGCTGGGACCGGGAACCGCAGTCGCTGAGCGTTTATCCCCATCTTACCGATTATCTAGGCATTTGAAGCTGACGTGAAACACTGTGGACAACTGGGACAGTCACAGTGTAAGAAAGCCGAACAAAAAAGTTGTTACCGTCAAATATATATATTCTCAGGGATGGAAACCGACTTACATGGTTGATGCTTTTCCTGCTGTAATCCAGCTGACTTTCATTGCAATTTCCCCCTTTCAGGTATTTCATTTCATATTGTCCGTATTTATGAGAATCGGCCAACAGCCAGTGACCTCGGGTTATTTTACCTGGTACTCCGCTTCCCACTGGCAACAAGTCGGTCCGCCTGGAATTATGGAGCATGGAATATTGCTTGCTGTTCTGAATGCCCAAGAATAATTCGGCAGCGTCTGATGCTGGCTATCGATTCGATTGAAATGAGGACGGTTCTTGTACTGGGGAGACTGAGAGCGGGATCATTGTGTATTATTGGAAAACTTACTACGAAGATGGAACTGGGTCAACGGTCACTGTCACAGCCGGTAAGTAGCTGAACACCTCAGCTTGCCTCTCGGTGTCCCTCGGAATATTCAGTTTTATTGACTGTTCGGCTCGGTGTCATGAATCTGCTTCGATTTGAAACAGGTATAATTTATATAGGAGTTTCTGCAATGTGGTCAAAAGGACATGTTGGCAGAAAGAGTAACATTTAGATGTAATTACAGAGAGAGGAGGTGTGAGGCGTCCCGGGATCGTGCGAATGGGAGATGGTGAAGGGCAATAAGCGCTGGTCTTCCCAGCCATGCCCTCGTCTCTTTAAATGAGCATCAACACTGGAGCACCTGAGTGACCGGGTACAGAATGAAAAGTGTCGTAAGCGTTAATTCACAGAAAGGGAGGGAGTTTTTGAGTTCACCACAGACATTGTTGGAGATTTGAAAGACGTACCGATGTCGGAGTTGTTCACAGCTCAATCGCATTGACCATAGATGGGAGAGAGAGTGTTTTGGGCAGTGATTGTGTCAGATGGGTCCACAATCTCTAGGTATCAGCAGTCTGAGAATTAAACAGATTTTTCTTCTCAAACTGTGGAAGGAGATGGACTGGGGAGATACTGAGCTGTGAGTGAGTCTGAAACCTTGTGAAAACTGAACAGACTGAAGGCAAGCGACAAGTGATAGCCTCTGGCAGAAGTTCTAAGTATAACCCGCAGGCAGAAAAGCATGAGCGATGTTGATTTGGAAATAATATTGAACAACTGAAGCGAtttgaatagaaacagaaatggaGTCGAACATTTCCCACAAAAATGAAATCATGCTAATTTGGAGAGAGGGGAGCATTTTTTCCTGCGGTTTCTCATTCTGCGCTAAAGGGATAACCTGGTACAACAGAAATTCAGTGTTCCCTTGGCTCATTTGGCGTTATTGAATCCCATTCCTTCATCCTGGATTCACGGGGCTACAACAGAGGAGGGCGTGATTTCTGGAATCACCGACCCACAAGGGGAAGATAAATTATTGAAAAACTATCTTCGTACCGTTTCTCATTCAACGAGAAATATTGAAACAAACCTTGAAAATGAATGATAGAATTTCACAGAAGAGCGTAAGGTAATTCGGCCCAAGGTCTCGGTGTCAGCACTTAGAATCTCCAGTAGAATTACTCTGCATTAATATCTGTGCTTCATAAACTCACAAATTTCTCCACTTTCCCTTTGATGTTAACAGGTTTCCTACAGCAGGTTCTGTCAGTGATTACCCCACCGCAGCACATCGCTGGACTACTGGCCAGGGCAATGAATAAAGATTGCACATATTTAACATGAACCGATCTTGTGCAAAACTGAAATCTATTCCTATGTATGACGCTGTCTCCGGCAATCAAGAGTAAAGTAATAATTATATCCCTTATTAATTCCTGCAGATTCAATTGCCCCGCCATCCCAAAGTCCAGCTCAACATTCTTCTCCTGCTGGCCAAACCGTGACTTTAAGCTGCAAATATTCCAGTTTCTGTCCACACACAGTACACTGGTACCGGCAGTTCCCAGGACAGGCACCGAAATTCCTGCTCCAGAGGCACACTTCGGGAAAGCAGGATAAGGAAAGCGCTGCAGGAGGGCGATTTTCTGATTCTCTCGATACTGACCAGACAATCAGCCGGTTAACCATCACCAAACTGCTCTTGAGCGATTCGGCTGTGTATCACTGTGCGCTGAGTCCTCTCACAGCACAGTGATGCAAAGCATGTAGCAGGCCGTACAAAAACCTCAGTATGGTTTATATCCGACCCACAGTGCTACAGAGCATGTTGAATGCTATACAAAAACCTTAGCATTGTGTAGAATGTAGGCACACAGCACTGCAGAGCGCAGAATAGTAAACAATGTCTCATTGTGGTCGGGATCATTGCAGACCGCAGATACGGAGGATAAGAGTGTGAGAGGAAGAGCACAGAAATTTATAGCATGTTGGGACCTAATGCGACACGGACAAAGACAAGAGAACACACATTTCCTTCACCAATACCTTCCGAGAGCAAAATGAATTATCTTCATTGTTGACTTCCTTTTGTCTGCATCGTGCCTTTGCACAACaggtttacagccaatgaagtggaaCTGAATTGCATACAACATGAGGTCATGAGAACAACGACAGGCAATTTGCGCTCAGCAAGCTTCATGAATCAGAAATGTTACAATGAGCAGATAAAAAGTGACAGTGTTATCAAATTAGACATAATTATTAAGCGACTCGCCCTGTCAACTGGACGGCTCTCGGTCATACCCGGGAGCTTGGCTGGATCCCCGAGAGTACAGTGTGAGGACACACCCCAGGGATAGATTAATCTGAGAATGCCACCGTCCAACATATAGTGCTCAAACCATGAATTCTGCACTTCCGAATCTCTCGCCCTCTTCGTCTATCAGCATTCACTCTTCTGTTGAAATAATTCCTGCAATTATTTCCTATTCCCATGAACTTTGGAACAATGCATCCTCATTGAATAACCAAAGACAAACAATTTCCGTAGAATGAAGAAACCTAAGAGactgtggggtgaataaaattcAGTCCCAGTCCTTTCAGAAGTGAGTATGTAATTACCTGAAACCCGACCCAGAGAACGGCATTTAATCGCTGGTGAAATGTAAATTCTCAGCCTTCGATTTGTGAATGTTTCAAAAACAATATATATATTTGTGAAGAAGATGAAGAGAAGTAAAATCCTGACTTGTGGCACCAACCAGAAGTGGCTGAATAACATCACAATgacctgcatttattttaaaaatcagtcaTGCTCTACTCTGCAAAATTACTTCATCATTTTGTCCTACATTTTGATGCAGCCAGTccgtagaaacatagaacagtacagcacagaaaacaggcaatTCAGCCCCTCTAGTCTCTCGAAACTTTAGACCTTttgacctgcatccagtccataaccctccagacctctcccatcgaGGTATCTGTCCATTTCTTCTTATAACCTAAGAGTGAGCcagcatttaccacgtcagatggcagttcgttccacattcccaccaatctctgagtgaagaagttcctcctaatgGTCCGCCtaattctttcccctttcaccctaaagccatttcctctcgtacttatctctcctaatctaggtggaaagagcctactcgcatttaccctgtctatacccccagtaattttgtaaacctctatcaaatgtcTCCTTATTCTTCTGCGTTCCACGGAATAAAAGTACTAACTTGTTCAATCttaccctgtaactcaactcctgaagtcctgcaacattctagtaaatcatctctgcactctttcaatcctactgatatccttcctatagttaggtgaccagaactgcaaacaatactcaaTATTttgcctcatcaatgtcttatacaacctcaccataacatcggaactgctatactcaataccttgatttatgaatgccaggataccCAAAGCTTTTCTCAAACACTgactacctgtgacgccactttcatggaattatgtatctgaactcccagatcccgttgttcctccgcactccccagtgccctaccatttactttgtAAGTACTACCtagatttgtccttccaaaaagcaacacctcacaattgtcttCATTCACTTCTATCTtctattttctggcccatttatCCAGTCGGTTCAGATCcccctgcaagctttgaaagtcttcacaacgcctccaatcttagtgtcatcggcaaacttgctgaCCCAATTTACTActttatcatctagatcattgatatagaaaacaaacaacaatggccccagc harbors:
- the LOC127576475 gene encoding T cell receptor alpha chain MC.7.G5-like; the encoded protein is MNKAPEMMTETTSVAESGCFSQSVTQSPTAVTMKECQSLTITCRFQTGSWGSYDFQTGHFFKQARPAAERERISSGEKFVTSTNKGEMTFSLQILDLRVDDSATYYCQAEYSASHWQQVDGTGSTVTVTADSIAPPSQSPAQHSSPAGQTVTLSCKYSSFCPHTVHWYRQFPGQAPKFLLQRHTSGKQDKESAAGGRFSDSLDTDQTISRLTITKLLLSDSAVYHCALSPLTAQ